The following proteins are co-located in the Fusobacteria bacterium ZRK30 genome:
- a CDS encoding PTS sugar transporter subunit IIA, which translates to MKLSSYLNPKCIYLNLEGNTKEEIIGQMIDNTAKNDKTFNESVDLIRKSIFDREAMVSTAMGSGIAIPHGRIDGYDDILVSIGIMKNPIKCDTADMRNQDDVKIFFMITAETLKSKVILKIMSSITKITVKDKVLLEKLKNAKTGSEVYDLLNHIDVKVENKITTEDVMDHTIKPVSPNDTLDDIARRLIREEKSGFPVVDTDGTFLGEMTERELILFGMPKYTLVMDDLDFLTIGEPFEEYLKNEKITRIEDIYRKTTTIVDRKTPIMEMCFLMENKGFTRIYVVENGKYYGTILRSHIIKKVLHI; encoded by the coding sequence ATGAAATTATCAAGTTATCTAAATCCTAAGTGTATCTACTTAAATTTAGAGGGAAATACGAAAGAAGAGATTATTGGTCAAATGATCGACAATACTGCTAAAAATGATAAAACATTTAATGAATCTGTAGATCTAATAAGGAAATCTATTTTTGATAGAGAAGCTATGGTCTCTACTGCAATGGGAAGCGGTATTGCTATTCCCCATGGTAGGATAGATGGATATGACGATATCTTAGTTTCTATAGGTATCATGAAAAATCCTATTAAATGTGATACGGCAGATATGAGAAATCAAGATGACGTAAAAATCTTCTTTATGATCACTGCTGAAACTTTAAAGAGTAAAGTTATCTTAAAGATCATGTCTTCTATCACTAAGATAACTGTTAAAGACAAGGTCCTCTTAGAAAAATTGAAAAATGCCAAGACAGGGTCTGAGGTATATGATCTATTAAATCATATCGATGTAAAGGTGGAAAATAAGATCACCACTGAAGATGTTATGGATCATACAATAAAACCAGTAAGCCCTAACGATACCTTAGATGATATCGCAAGAAGACTTATCAGAGAAGAAAAATCAGGATTTCCAGTTGTAGATACTGATGGAACTTTTTTAGGTGAAATGACAGAAAGAGAGTTAATCTTATTTGGAATGCCTAAGTATACTTTGGTGATGGATGATTTAGATTTCTTAACTATAGGAGAACCTTTTGAGGAATACTTAAAGAATGAAAAGATAACTAGAATTGAAGATATTTATAGGAAAACAACAACAATTGTAGACAGGAAAACGCCTATAATGGAAATGTGTTTCCTTATGGAAAATAAGGGTTTTACCAGAATATATGTAGTTGAAAATGGTAAATATTACGGAACAATTTTAAGATCACATATAATCAAAAAAGTTTTACACATATAA